Proteins encoded within one genomic window of Marasmius oreades isolate 03SP1 chromosome 6, whole genome shotgun sequence:
- a CDS encoding uncharacterized protein (BUSCO:EOG09262J7K) — MAQTTVLQYEAPWPVYALDWCKTPAPGQQLRPRSAFRLGLGSLLDNYQNRIAIVGLRDERVLVEDDYNDYSDFTILCETQHGYPVTNLQWQPASAINYSWSGKNNSELLATTGDALRIWEYTSDGSPAMSGFVGRQPSGSGHQLTMKTALSGQSKLHTQSTGAPLTSFSWNERRPSLIVTSSIDTTCTVWNIDSSSAVTQLIAHDREVYDVAWLPGSTDIFVSVGADGSLRAFDLRSLEHSTILYETPPPKNPPPPSATPSSSARPPTSPLLRIAFNPDDPNYMSTFHMDSSDIQILDMRSPGVPMMELKAHHAQINTLGWASADNPLLASASDDCQLLLWDLANYTKGGTSPRSAGSRLNSPRPDMKKTIVTEPIMAYTAPSQITNMAWSPPIQGITTNTGHSTATGEWLAIACGRTIRALKV, encoded by the exons ATGGCTCAAACGACTGTCCTACAGTATGAGGCACCCT GGCCAGTGTACGCATTAGATTGGTGCAAGACACCAGCACCTGGCCAACAATTACGACCGCGATCTGCTTTTCGTTTAGGTCTAGGCTCCCTCCTTGATAACTATCAGAACCGAATAGCCATCGTAGGCCTTCGAGACGAGCGAGTTTTGGTGGAAGATGACTACAACGATTATTCTGATTTCACGATTCTTTGCGAGACACAGCATGGGTATCCTGTTACGAATTTACAGTGGCAGCCTGCGTCAGCTATAAATTACAGTTGGTCTGGGAAAAACAATTCGGAGCTGCTGGCTACGACAGGGGATGCGTTGAGGATCTGGGAGTATACGAGTGATGGATCACCGGCGATGTCAGGTTTTGTGGGCAGGCAGCCGAGTGGAAGTGGGCACCAGCTTACGATGAAAACTGCCCTGTCTGGG CAATCAAAACTTCACACCCAATCAACGGGTGCACCGTTAACCAGCTTTTCCTGGAACGAACGACGGCCAAGTCTGATCGTCACTTCATCTATCGACACGACATGTACAGTTTGGAATATCGATTCTTCATCTGCTGTGACGCAGCTCATAGCGCACGACCGAGAAGTATACGACGTAGCGTGGCTTCCTGGGTCTACGGATATATTCGTATCGGTCGGCGCAGACGGTAGTCTTCGGGCGTTTGACTTGCGAAGTTTAGAACATTCAACAATCCTTTATGAAACGCCCCCACCGAAGAATCCTCCGCCACCTTCCGCTACGCCATCGAGTTCTGCTAGACCTCCTACATCCCCACTGTTGAGAATCGCTTTCAACCCAGATGACCCAAATTATATGTCGACattccacatggatagtTCAGATATCCAGATACTAGATATGCGAAGTCCAGGTGTGCCCATGATGGAGCTCAAGGCCCACCATGCTCAGATCAACACGTTGGGATGGGCGTCAGCCGATAATCCACTGTTAGCTAGTGCCA GTGATGATTGCCAACTTTTACTTTGGGATCTGGCGAATTACACCAAGGGTGGAACGTCTCCTCGCAGTGCAGGGTCCCGTTTAAACTCACCGAGACCTGATATGAAGAAAACGATAGTGACTGAACCTATAATGGCTTATACTGCTCCAAGCCAGATAACAAACATGGCGTGGTCACCGCCCATACAGGGGATCACCACGAATACTGGACATTCGACTGCGACCGGAGAGTGGTTGGCTATAGCTTGCGGTAGAACGATCAGAGCACTGAAGGTTTGA